In Psychrobacter sp. JCM 18902, a single window of DNA contains:
- a CDS encoding ATP-binding protein, whose translation MPQSTKPVTNYALPDHLLDLLGQYLQEQVTPTIEIDPAQLAYRWVGGHNGHLEPLAVNLFLSLDDLHGIDIQKAKLVQNTRQFLKGYPANHVLMTGTRGAGKSSLIRALLQAYHSEGLRIIEIARDDLRVLDKIRAAINALPTECGCHYVVYCDDLAFNGQDESYRTLKSVLDGSLDSEQDKLLVYATSNRRHLLPQLMKDNVNIYNGQTDEVNPYETIDETVSLSDRFGLWLSFHPMDQNTYLHIVRHYLSLSPNRHLDSANDVKESNNEEKNKTLSDNIRAAALRWASERGGRSGRVAYQFSRYWIGQTRLAAEDSPS comes from the coding sequence ATGCCCCAATCCACTAAGCCTGTTACGAATTACGCCCTGCCCGACCATTTATTGGATTTACTCGGACAGTATCTACAAGAGCAAGTCACGCCCACTATCGAGATTGACCCTGCACAGCTGGCCTATCGCTGGGTCGGTGGTCATAATGGACATTTGGAGCCATTGGCAGTGAACTTATTTTTAAGTTTAGATGATTTGCATGGTATCGATATCCAAAAGGCAAAACTGGTACAAAACACACGGCAATTTCTAAAGGGCTATCCTGCCAATCATGTTTTAATGACAGGGACACGTGGTGCTGGCAAATCATCACTGATTCGGGCATTGCTACAAGCCTATCATAGTGAAGGATTACGCATTATTGAAATTGCCCGTGATGACCTTCGAGTGCTTGATAAGATACGCGCCGCCATTAATGCACTGCCGACCGAGTGTGGTTGTCACTATGTGGTGTACTGTGATGACTTAGCGTTTAACGGTCAAGATGAAAGTTATCGGACATTAAAAAGCGTATTGGACGGCTCGCTAGACTCAGAGCAAGACAAGTTATTGGTTTATGCGACCAGTAATCGCCGTCATCTATTGCCTCAGCTAATGAAAGACAATGTCAATATTTATAATGGTCAAACCGATGAGGTCAATCCTTATGAAACCATTGATGAGACGGTATCGCTGTCTGATCGCTTTGGGCTTTGGTTGTCCTTTCATCCAATGGATCAAAATACTTATTTGCACATCGTGCGCCATTATTTATCACTTTCGCCAAACCGCCATCTAGATAGTGCGAATGACGTTAAAGAAAGTAATAATGAAGAAAAAAATAAGACGCTATCTGATAACATCAGAGCAGCAGCGCTACGTTGGGCATCAGAGCGCGGTGGACGTTCAGGACGAGTGGCGTATCAGTTTAGCCGCTATTGGATAGGACAGACACGATTAGCAGCTGAAGACAGTCCATCGTAA
- a CDS encoding serine/threonine protein kinase, whose amino-acid sequence MKNNASNSSNTKACAKQALQMQAQQMLPTLTMLFSSLNYSEISHQRISQQSNNNNNNNENDYQGLTRAQHLQFGRVMIKWQLTAASNQNLAGLTHEIGVLKSINNLSANQKRFQDSLFAIAPPMLAYETLRVKVLDQFSQLTILTMPYYPSGSLATQLNIRNYSSLTTQKKHHFMVQSAHLIATLHSAGWLHNDIKPSNILLDNFLPNHADNSCIKADLLLTDFALAECLNTPILASPAGTPAYLAPERWQSQSATVQSDIYAFGIMMVEILTGKRPFQISANSNDKLKAWAIQHCQQPIPTLPLEYSHYQGIINKALAKRVERRYQNMKQILLDLESIDRSWL is encoded by the coding sequence ATGAAAAATAATGCCAGTAATTCCTCTAATACAAAAGCGTGTGCAAAACAAGCATTACAAATGCAAGCGCAGCAAATGTTGCCAACATTGACCATGTTATTCTCAAGCTTGAATTATAGCGAGATTTCGCATCAGCGCATCAGCCAGCAAAGTAACAATAATAATAATAATAACGAGAATGACTACCAAGGCTTGACGCGTGCCCAGCATCTACAGTTTGGTCGAGTGATGATTAAATGGCAGTTAACGGCTGCTAGCAATCAAAATTTGGCTGGCTTAACCCATGAAATCGGTGTTCTAAAATCTATCAATAATTTATCAGCCAATCAAAAGAGATTTCAAGACAGTCTTTTTGCTATTGCTCCGCCAATGCTCGCTTATGAAACTCTAAGGGTAAAGGTATTAGATCAGTTTTCGCAGCTGACGATACTTACCATGCCATATTATCCCAGTGGTAGCTTAGCAACCCAGCTTAATATTCGAAATTACTCTTCATTAACCACTCAAAAAAAGCATCATTTTATGGTGCAATCTGCGCACCTTATCGCCACTCTACATAGCGCTGGCTGGCTACACAATGATATTAAGCCCAGTAATATTTTGCTAGATAATTTTTTGCCAAATCATGCGGATAATAGCTGTATCAAGGCTGATTTATTGTTAACTGATTTTGCCTTAGCAGAATGTCTTAACACCCCAATTTTGGCAAGTCCTGCTGGTACACCTGCGTATCTTGCCCCTGAACGCTGGCAAAGTCAGAGTGCAACAGTGCAAAGTGATATCTATGCGTTTGGCATCATGATGGTTGAAATACTAACAGGCAAGCGACCGTTTCAGATAAGTGCTAACAGTAATGACAAATTAAAAGCATGGGCGATTCAGCATTGCCAACAGCCTATTCCAACCTTACCGTTAGAATATAGTCACTATCAAGGTATCATTAATAAAGCATTGGCAAAGCGGGTGGAGAGGCGATATCAGAATATGAAGCAGATACTTTTAGATTTAGAAAGTATTGACAGGTCATGGCTCTAA
- a CDS encoding sigma 54-interacting transcriptional regulator yields MTAYNDHATSNSDNQGSAQTSDNQESSNRESDNREPDNQATKVTVNNAPNTNPATLWLIDDDAALRLVLADTFEDAGLNVISFTQAQAAWTRLNDILQQQESAAQLPDVILTDIRMPMMDGLSFSDWVHEHFPKLPIVIMTAHSDLTSAINSYQTGAFEYLPKPFDLDDAVVTIYKAINYQPNMLAAAAANSTAEPAPKTVTKNSSDTLPNMQVKPNTRPKLASKATLVSKTNKTSSPKIKVKPAISANDNPSGIIGQSQAMQTVFRAIGRLAHSPITVLITGESGTGKELVASALHQHSPRHQQPFIALNMAAIPHDLIESELFGHEKGAFTGATTTRQGRFEQADGGTLFLDEIGDMPYSTQTRLLRVLANGEFFRVGGQQPVKVNVRIIAATHQNLEELVKQGKFREDLFYRLNVIRLPLPPLRTRPEDIPALAHYFMQRAAEQMNSAEKQLHPTALHIMQAFEWRGNVRQLENVCLWLTVMATGDTVMVDDLPPELLENISSNLEEYQEQSQPTQAMTHNDQIRPYSHSSSWQQALAAWAEQSLQTGETDILQTATPQFERVLLTAALNHSGGKKIAAANLLGWGRNTLTRKLQQLDISSEEGQNNRY; encoded by the coding sequence ATGACTGCATATAATGACCACGCCACATCTAACAGCGACAATCAAGGCTCTGCCCAAACATCAGACAATCAAGAATCTAGTAACCGAGAGTCTGATAACCGAGAACCTGATAATCAAGCTACAAAAGTAACGGTCAATAATGCACCTAATACTAACCCTGCAACGTTATGGCTCATCGATGACGATGCAGCCCTGCGTTTGGTATTAGCAGATACTTTTGAAGATGCAGGCTTAAACGTTATTAGCTTTACCCAAGCGCAAGCGGCGTGGACACGCCTCAACGATATTTTGCAACAGCAGGAATCAGCCGCTCAGTTGCCCGATGTGATATTGACTGATATTCGTATGCCCATGATGGACGGGTTATCTTTTAGTGATTGGGTACATGAGCACTTCCCTAAGCTTCCCATTGTCATTATGACGGCGCATTCCGACCTCACCTCTGCTATTAATAGCTATCAAACAGGTGCTTTTGAATATCTGCCAAAACCTTTTGACTTAGATGATGCAGTCGTCACGATTTATAAAGCCATTAATTATCAGCCCAATATGCTGGCAGCGGCGGCAGCAAACTCTACAGCTGAACCTGCTCCGAAGACCGTTACCAAAAATTCATCAGATACTTTACCCAATATGCAGGTAAAACCCAATACCAGACCCAAGCTTGCTAGCAAGGCTACTCTGGTCAGCAAAACCAATAAAACATCCAGCCCTAAAATCAAAGTTAAACCTGCCATCAGCGCTAATGACAATCCGAGCGGCATCATTGGGCAATCACAAGCGATGCAGACGGTGTTTCGTGCCATTGGGCGCTTAGCGCACTCACCCATTACCGTCTTGATTACTGGTGAATCAGGTACGGGTAAAGAGTTGGTCGCCAGTGCGTTGCACCAGCATTCACCGCGTCACCAGCAACCTTTTATTGCCCTCAATATGGCCGCCATTCCACATGATTTGATTGAATCTGAATTATTCGGTCACGAAAAAGGGGCGTTTACTGGTGCGACGACGACGCGACAAGGGCGTTTTGAGCAAGCGGATGGTGGGACATTATTTCTAGATGAAATTGGCGATATGCCTTATAGCACTCAAACTCGGCTGCTACGAGTACTGGCCAATGGTGAGTTTTTTCGCGTCGGTGGACAGCAGCCGGTCAAAGTGAATGTACGCATCATTGCCGCTACTCATCAAAACTTAGAAGAACTGGTCAAACAAGGCAAATTCCGTGAAGATCTATTTTATCGCCTTAACGTTATTCGCTTGCCCCTGCCACCATTACGGACACGACCTGAAGACATTCCAGCATTAGCCCATTACTTTATGCAGCGGGCTGCTGAACAGATGAACAGTGCAGAGAAACAGCTGCATCCGACAGCACTACACATCATGCAGGCTTTTGAGTGGCGCGGCAATGTCCGCCAACTTGAGAATGTTTGCCTTTGGTTGACAGTGATGGCCACAGGCGACACCGTGATGGTGGATGATTTGCCACCAGAGCTGCTTGAAAATATCTCGTCTAATTTAGAAGAATATCAAGAGCAAAGTCAGCCTACACAAGCTATGACTCACAATGACCAAATACGCCCTTATTCCCACAGTTCCAGTTGGCAACAAGCATTGGCTGCTTGGGCTGAGCAATCGCTACAAACAGGAGAAACCGATATCTTGCAGACGGCAACCCCTCAGTTTGAACGCGTTTTATTGACGGCAGCGCTCAACCATAGTGGTGGCAAAAAGATCGCTGCTGCTAATTTACTCGGTTGGGGGCGCAATACCCTGACACGCAAATTACAGCAATTAGATATTTCTTCAGAAGAAGGACAAAATAATCGTTATTAA
- a CDS encoding two-component system sensor histidine kinase NtrB, with amino-acid sequence MTTHLTTVKLTPDLAFMSQHLFTAILWINDDLSITWLNAQAEQLLAISSGRLLGQSILTLLASETSKALKSADSNHDSDNHDNNITVDKSSGEDIHEQPCSLKERFQQAKQYQQPFIDHDHLISTPLNGNLSFSVDYSVTPVIYEQQPYFIIEMWGKDRQSRISEEQRQQQQYNVARHMLRSVAHEIKNPLAGIRGAAQLLQRQFIKFSDASPLNSAPPAIIGTNPMVNPNSHLQKTAEKLRNYTDIIISETDRLTHLIGKFLGSNQLPNWQTLNIHEPLEHVLSLVVNQYPQVTLQRDYDLSLPELCADKDQLIQVFLNLINNACESMTEFEQTLQQRELSEPKAQQPVTSQMSNNDSASYKPTLHIQTRIAFQHTIAGQQHKQVLQINIADNGSGIDPALIGQIFFPMVTSRAAGTGLGLSIVQDIISHHHGMIDVSSQQSKNLNDSVKNDYNHQHTSFTLYLPFNQPAHHA; translated from the coding sequence ATGACAACCCATTTGACAACTGTAAAACTGACACCTGACTTAGCATTCATGTCACAGCATTTGTTCACCGCTATTTTATGGATCAATGATGATTTATCAATCACTTGGCTAAATGCCCAAGCCGAACAACTACTTGCTATTAGTAGTGGACGCTTATTGGGTCAGTCTATATTGACCCTGCTTGCATCCGAAACATCCAAAGCATTGAAATCAGCCGATAGCAATCATGACAGTGATAACCATGACAACAATATAACTGTCGATAAAAGTAGTGGTGAAGATATCCATGAACAACCGTGCTCTTTGAAAGAACGATTTCAGCAAGCAAAGCAGTATCAACAACCCTTTATCGATCATGATCACCTTATCAGCACACCGCTAAATGGTAATTTATCATTCTCAGTTGATTATAGCGTGACCCCTGTCATTTATGAGCAGCAACCTTATTTTATTATTGAGATGTGGGGCAAGGATCGCCAAAGTCGTATATCAGAGGAACAACGCCAGCAGCAGCAATATAATGTTGCCCGTCATATGCTGCGCTCGGTCGCTCATGAAATCAAAAATCCGCTTGCCGGTATTCGCGGGGCGGCGCAATTATTACAACGGCAATTCATCAAATTCAGTGACGCCTCGCCTCTTAATAGTGCTCCTCCTGCTATTATTGGTACAAACCCTATGGTAAACCCGAATAGCCACCTGCAAAAAACGGCTGAAAAACTGCGCAATTATACTGATATCATCATCTCAGAAACGGATCGTCTAACCCACCTTATTGGCAAGTTTCTTGGCTCCAATCAATTACCAAATTGGCAAACGCTAAATATCCATGAGCCACTGGAGCATGTTTTATCTTTGGTCGTCAATCAATATCCGCAAGTGACGCTACAGCGCGATTATGATTTGTCACTGCCTGAGTTATGCGCTGATAAAGATCAGCTGATACAAGTGTTTTTAAATCTGATTAATAATGCCTGCGAATCGATGACTGAGTTTGAGCAAACGCTGCAGCAAAGAGAGTTGTCCGAGCCTAAGGCGCAACAACCTGTCACTTCACAAATGAGCAATAACGACAGCGCCAGTTATAAGCCAACGCTGCACATTCAAACCCGCATTGCCTTTCAACATACCATTGCTGGGCAACAGCACAAGCAAGTGCTACAAATCAATATTGCCGATAACGGTTCAGGCATTGATCCGGCATTGATCGGACAGATATTTTTCCCAATGGTGACCAGCCGTGCCGCAGGGACGGGGCTAGGATTGTCTATCGTGCAAGATATCATCAGTCATCACCATGGTATGATTGACGTGAGCTCCCAGCAATCAAAAAACCTTAACGACAGTGTCAAAAATGACTACAACCATCAACACACCAGTTTTACGCTGTACTTGCCTTTCAATCAGCCAGCGCACCATGCTTAA
- the rimO gene encoding 30S ribosomal protein S12 methylthiotransferase RimO → MPNTSTESVNTTVTTSPSTSTPTDSMLKDTATVFNPAKPNIAQDNQADVSQANTNQPYHHKANHNQNRSIEQSSDVTSGALSTENAPVNAAPKIGFVSLGCPKALVDSERIITELSRDGYQVASDYEGADLVVVNTCGFIESAVQESLDAIGEAISKNGKVIVTGCLGKEADKIREMHPAVLAVTGAHAYDEVIRAVSLHVPKPDRSQDASYDPKIDLINEAGIKLTPSHYAYLKISEGCNHRCTFCIIPSLRGDLVSRPIDSVMNEALALKNAGVKELLIISQDTSAYGLDLKYKTSFWNGMPLKSKFYDLCQALNDLGIWVRLHYVYPYPHVDKVVELMGEKKLLPYLDIPFQHASHRILKAMKRPAHSENTLARIHAWREICPDIVIRSTFVVGFPGETEEDFQCLLDWLVEARLDRVGAFTYSEVEGAVANDLPNHVPEEIKQERYERLMTLQQDISAQKLQEKVGKTLMVLVDEIDSEEGVAICRSYADAPEIDGHVYVDEITAQVKVGQFLTVTIDDASEYDLFASYKG, encoded by the coding sequence ATGCCCAACACTTCTACCGAGTCGGTTAATACGACTGTTACTACCTCACCGTCAACTTCTACGCCAACAGATTCTATGTTAAAAGACACTGCCACCGTTTTTAATCCTGCCAAACCAAATATAGCACAAGACAATCAGGCAGATGTTAGTCAAGCAAACACTAACCAACCTTACCATCATAAAGCCAATCACAATCAAAACCGTAGCATTGAGCAAAGCAGCGATGTGACTTCAGGTGCTTTATCGACTGAAAATGCGCCAGTGAATGCAGCGCCAAAGATTGGGTTTGTGTCACTAGGTTGCCCAAAAGCCTTGGTTGATAGTGAGCGCATTATCACTGAGCTTAGCCGTGATGGTTATCAAGTGGCGAGCGATTATGAAGGTGCTGATTTAGTGGTCGTGAATACTTGCGGTTTTATTGAGTCAGCAGTACAAGAGTCGCTTGATGCCATCGGCGAAGCGATTAGCAAAAACGGTAAAGTCATCGTCACAGGTTGCTTGGGTAAAGAAGCGGACAAAATCCGTGAAATGCACCCAGCCGTGCTAGCTGTGACGGGCGCTCATGCTTATGACGAAGTCATTAGAGCCGTTTCGCTGCATGTGCCCAAGCCTGACCGTAGTCAGGACGCTAGTTATGATCCAAAGATAGATTTGATTAATGAAGCGGGTATCAAATTGACGCCAAGCCATTATGCTTATCTAAAAATATCAGAAGGTTGCAACCATCGTTGTACTTTCTGCATCATTCCAAGCTTACGTGGAGACTTGGTTTCACGTCCAATTGATAGCGTGATGAATGAAGCACTGGCGCTGAAAAATGCTGGCGTGAAAGAATTGTTAATTATTTCGCAAGATACCTCTGCTTATGGACTGGATTTGAAGTATAAGACCAGTTTTTGGAATGGCATGCCGCTGAAGTCGAAGTTTTATGACTTGTGCCAAGCCTTAAATGACTTGGGCATTTGGGTGCGCTTGCATTATGTCTATCCGTATCCGCATGTCGATAAAGTGGTTGAGCTAATGGGCGAGAAAAAGCTACTGCCTTATCTCGACATTCCGTTTCAACATGCCAGCCATCGCATCCTAAAAGCGATGAAACGCCCAGCGCATAGCGAAAACACCTTGGCGCGTATCCATGCATGGCGTGAGATTTGCCCTGATATCGTCATTCGTTCAACCTTCGTTGTTGGCTTCCCTGGCGAGACAGAAGAAGATTTCCAATGTTTGCTTGATTGGTTAGTAGAAGCTCGACTTGATCGTGTTGGCGCGTTTACCTATTCAGAAGTCGAAGGCGCAGTGGCTAATGACCTGCCAAATCATGTGCCAGAAGAGATTAAGCAAGAGCGCTATGAGCGTTTGATGACGCTGCAACAAGACATCTCAGCGCAAAAGCTACAAGAGAAAGTCGGTAAAACCTTGATGGTATTGGTCGACGAAATTGATAGTGAAGAGGGTGTTGCGATTTGTCGTAGCTATGCCGATGCACCAGAGATTGACGGTCACGTCTACGTTGATGAGATTACTGCTCAAGTTAAAGTCGGACAATTCCTAACGGTTACGATTGACGACGCTAGCGAATATGATTTGTTTGCCAGTTACAAAGGCTAA
- the pyrH gene encoding UMP kinase → MSDKNPRYSRILLKLSGEALAGGKEMGIDSEVLDKMSLSIAHLRGLGVQVGIVVGGGNLYRGAQLQQEGLVGRVTGDQMGMLATVMNGLAMRDALERRNIKTRLMSALPIGEVTESYSSRNAIRYLKNGEVCIFVAGTGNPFFTTDTAACLRGIEIEAGLILKATKVDGVYDKDPSLHDDAVKYDGLTFDEVLEQKLGVMDLTAIALCREHNVPLQVFDMTKPNALLNVIMGENEGTRVYH, encoded by the coding sequence ATGTCTGACAAAAACCCGCGTTACTCTCGTATCTTGCTGAAACTCTCTGGCGAAGCCTTAGCTGGTGGCAAAGAGATGGGAATTGATAGCGAAGTGCTCGATAAGATGAGCTTGTCTATCGCCCATTTGCGTGGTCTTGGTGTTCAAGTCGGTATCGTGGTCGGCGGCGGTAACTTATATCGCGGCGCGCAGTTGCAACAAGAAGGCTTAGTCGGCCGTGTGACTGGTGATCAAATGGGTATGTTAGCAACCGTTATGAACGGTCTGGCGATGCGTGATGCGCTTGAGCGCCGCAATATTAAAACTCGCCTGATGTCGGCCTTGCCAATCGGTGAAGTGACCGAAAGCTATAGCAGTCGCAATGCCATTCGCTATCTCAAAAATGGTGAAGTATGTATCTTTGTTGCTGGTACGGGCAACCCTTTCTTTACCACTGATACAGCCGCTTGCTTACGTGGTATTGAAATTGAAGCTGGCTTGATTTTAAAAGCCACCAAAGTTGATGGCGTTTATGACAAAGACCCAAGCTTACATGACGATGCAGTTAAATATGATGGCTTGACCTTTGATGAAGTATTAGAGCAAAAACTTGGCGTGATGGATTTAACTGCCATTGCCTTATGCCGTGAGCACAACGTGCCGCTACAAGTGTTTGATATGACCAAGCCTAATGCATTATTAAACGTCATTATGGGCGAAAATGAAGGCACACGCGTTTATCACTGA